Proteins from a genomic interval of Pseudomonas sp. RC10:
- a CDS encoding MFS transporter: MSAALPPETSPQHTNSMAITLQIVSIVLYTFIAFLCIGLPIAVMPGYVHNQLGFSAVVAGLVIGSQYLATLFSRPVAGRICDTIGTKRAIVYGLAGIAISGVLTVLAVLLETFAGISLSILVIARVILGGSQGLVGVGTISWCIGQVGAEHTARSISWNGIASYGAIAIGAPLGVVMVNTLGFVSLGLVLTVLAAGALLLIRNKPPVPVVRGERMAFWSVFGRVAPYGLGLTLSSIGYGTLTTFITLYYVSRGWEGAAWCLTVFGVCFIVARLFFINAITRFGGYRSAIVCMSVETVGLVLLWLSPNTTVALIGAGFAGFGLSLVYPAIGVEAIKQVPNSSRGAGLGAYAVFFDLALAIAGPLMGAIALGMGYDWIFFFAALLSILALGLTVLLSRRPAVDTRL, translated from the coding sequence ATGTCTGCCGCCCTGCCACCCGAAACGTCGCCTCAGCACACGAATTCAATGGCGATCACCCTGCAAATCGTCTCCATCGTCCTCTACACCTTTATCGCGTTCCTGTGCATCGGGCTGCCCATCGCGGTGATGCCCGGCTATGTCCATAACCAACTGGGTTTCAGTGCGGTGGTGGCCGGTCTGGTGATTGGTTCGCAGTACCTTGCCACGCTGTTCAGCCGCCCTGTGGCGGGCCGGATCTGCGACACCATCGGCACCAAGCGGGCCATCGTGTATGGGCTGGCAGGCATCGCGATCAGTGGCGTGCTGACCGTTTTGGCGGTCCTGCTCGAAACGTTCGCGGGCATCAGCCTGTCCATTCTGGTGATTGCTCGGGTGATCCTCGGCGGGTCGCAAGGTCTGGTGGGCGTGGGCACGATCAGTTGGTGCATCGGCCAGGTCGGTGCGGAACACACGGCACGTTCGATTTCATGGAACGGCATCGCGTCCTACGGCGCCATTGCCATCGGCGCGCCGCTGGGCGTGGTGATGGTCAACACGCTGGGGTTCGTCAGCCTCGGCCTGGTGTTGACCGTGCTGGCCGCAGGCGCGCTGCTGCTGATTCGCAACAAACCGCCGGTGCCTGTGGTGCGCGGCGAGCGCATGGCGTTCTGGTCGGTGTTCGGTCGCGTCGCACCTTATGGCCTGGGCCTGACCCTGTCCTCCATCGGCTATGGCACCCTCACCACCTTCATCACCCTGTATTACGTGAGCCGGGGCTGGGAAGGCGCGGCGTGGTGCCTGACGGTGTTCGGTGTCTGCTTCATCGTGGCGCGGCTGTTTTTCATCAACGCCATCACCCGCTTCGGCGGCTACCGTTCGGCCATTGTGTGCATGTCGGTCGAGACCGTCGGGCTAGTGCTGTTGTGGCTATCGCCCAACACCACTGTGGCGTTGATCGGCGCGGGGTTCGCGGGGTTTGGCTTATCGCTGGTCTACCCGGCCATCGGCGTCGAAGCCATCAAGCAAGTGCCCAACAGCAGCCGTGGCGCGGGATTGGGGGCCTATGCGGTGTTCTTCGATCTGGCACTGGCCATCGCCGGGCCGCTGATGGGCGCGATTGCCCTCGGCATGGGCTACGACTGGATCTTTTTTTTCGCAGCACTGCTCTCGATTCTGGCGTTGGGCCTGACCGTGCTGCTGTCGCGACGCCCCGCCGTAGACACGCGGCTCTAG
- a CDS encoding mechanosensitive ion channel family protein, whose product MPSDAPHYSLAWSLLLLLADVAAWHLLADRNRLTRIGIRLMGFVAYSLVIASAGVSPLEAPAWPDNSAMQFAATALAIVWWMYAARTLTVLLGLLLTGRVGHSGRLLQEVIGAVVFLIAIVAAAGYVLQLPVKGLLATSGAMAIIVGLALQSTLSDVFSGIILNTTKPYQVDDAISIDGMEGKVMDIDWRATHLMTGVGTMVVIPNSVAAKAKIVNLSRPVNIHGVSITVMMSPHIRPRRVLDALERALQGCSALLQTPQPRAVVKDTSPTTIEYSMTGFISDLNNKSDVRNLLFDLAYRHLEAAGIAWQSEITAEAMSRPRALLDEVKVFRASTAEEKDELAQTMVAREFATGQTIMDMGDEPDGLWVIATGVVSVRIPDGREMIEAGRMGPGEVMGVQNVLDDSPSEARFIALTSCVMYRIEKAATRKAMEQRAEITTALNKLQAVRQQNSQHVLLRKPVVIKKNHFLGWLQKR is encoded by the coding sequence ATGCCCTCAGACGCTCCTCATTATTCGCTGGCCTGGAGCCTGCTTCTGCTTTTGGCAGATGTCGCGGCCTGGCACCTGCTGGCCGACCGCAACCGGTTGACCCGGATCGGCATCCGCCTCATGGGTTTCGTGGCCTACAGCCTGGTGATCGCCAGCGCAGGCGTGAGCCCACTGGAAGCGCCTGCCTGGCCCGACAACAGCGCCATGCAATTCGCCGCCACCGCGCTGGCCATCGTCTGGTGGATGTATGCGGCGCGCACCCTCACCGTTCTGCTGGGCTTGCTGTTAACCGGCCGCGTTGGCCACAGCGGGCGACTGTTGCAGGAGGTCATAGGCGCGGTGGTCTTCCTGATCGCCATCGTCGCGGCGGCCGGCTACGTGCTGCAGCTGCCCGTGAAGGGGCTTCTGGCGACCTCCGGGGCGATGGCGATCATCGTCGGCCTCGCGTTGCAGAGCACACTGAGCGACGTGTTTTCCGGAATCATCCTCAACACCACCAAGCCCTATCAGGTGGACGACGCGATCTCCATCGACGGGATGGAAGGCAAGGTCATGGACATCGACTGGCGCGCCACGCACCTGATGACCGGGGTCGGCACCATGGTGGTGATCCCAAATTCAGTGGCGGCCAAGGCAAAAATCGTCAATTTGAGCCGACCGGTCAATATTCATGGCGTGTCGATCACGGTGATGATGTCTCCGCACATCCGGCCCCGCCGCGTGCTGGATGCCCTGGAGCGTGCGTTGCAAGGGTGCAGCGCGTTGTTACAGACGCCACAACCCCGGGCAGTGGTCAAAGACACCAGCCCGACCACCATCGAATATTCGATGACAGGCTTCATCAGCGACCTCAATAACAAGAGCGACGTGCGCAATCTGCTGTTCGATCTGGCGTATCGGCACCTGGAAGCTGCGGGTATCGCCTGGCAATCGGAGATCACCGCCGAGGCCATGTCGCGACCCAGGGCGTTACTGGACGAGGTGAAGGTGTTCAGGGCCAGCACTGCCGAAGAGAAAGATGAACTGGCGCAAACGATGGTCGCTCGGGAGTTCGCCACCGGTCAGACCATCATGGACATGGGAGACGAACCGGACGGGCTGTGGGTGATAGCGACCGGCGTTGTCTCGGTGAGGATTCCCGACGGCAGGGAGATGATCGAGGCCGGGCGCATGGGGCCGGGGGAAGTGATGGGCGTGCAGAACGTGCTCGACGACTCGCCGTCCGAGGCGCGCTTCATCGCCCTCACGTCCTGTGTGATGTACCGCATCGAAAAAGCCGCCACGCGCAAGGCGATGGAGCAGCGGGCGGAAATCACCACGGCACTCAACAAGTTGCAGGCGGTGCGCCAACAGAACAGCCAGCATGTTTTGCTGCGCAAGCCGGTGGTGATCAAGAAGAATCACTTTTTGGGCTGGTTGCAGAAGCGCTGA
- a CDS encoding endonuclease/exonuclease/phosphatase family protein, protein MSGVRDVHRLRVLTVNTHKGFTALNRRFILPELREAVRSTGADLVFLQEVLGGHDRHAARYHDWPTLSQYEFLADSMWSDFAYGRNAVYPEGHHGNAILSKYPILHYRNLDVSITGPERRGLLHCVLQVPGHDEVHAICVHLSLLESHRQLQLDLLCALLDSLPEHAPVVIAGDFNDWQLQGNKRLARCTYLHEAFEQSHGRLAKTYPARFPLLRLDRVYLRNATSHNPKILGTRPWTHLSDHLPLAVEVHM, encoded by the coding sequence ATGTCGGGCGTACGGGACGTTCATCGTTTACGCGTACTGACGGTCAACACTCACAAGGGCTTTACGGCCCTGAACCGACGTTTCATCCTGCCGGAGCTGCGCGAAGCGGTGCGCAGCACGGGGGCCGATCTGGTGTTTTTGCAGGAAGTGCTCGGCGGCCATGATCGCCATGCCGCCCGCTATCACGACTGGCCGACCCTCTCCCAATACGAATTTCTCGCCGACAGCATGTGGAGCGACTTTGCCTACGGCCGCAACGCAGTTTACCCGGAAGGCCACCACGGCAACGCGATCCTCTCGAAGTACCCGATCCTGCATTACCGCAACCTCGACGTGTCGATCACCGGCCCGGAGCGTCGGGGCCTGCTGCATTGCGTGTTGCAGGTGCCGGGACACGACGAGGTGCACGCTATTTGCGTGCATTTGAGCCTCTTGGAAAGTCATCGGCAGTTACAGCTCGACTTATTGTGCGCGTTGCTGGACTCGCTGCCCGAACACGCGCCGGTGGTGATTGCCGGGGATTTCAATGATTGGCAATTGCAGGGCAACAAACGCCTAGCGCGCTGCACGTACTTGCACGAGGCTTTCGAGCAAAGCCATGGGCGATTGGCCAAGACCTACCCGGCCCGCTTCCCGCTGCTGCGGCTGGACCGGGTTTACCTGCGCAACGCCACCAGTCACAACCCGAAAATCCTCGGGACGCGGCCGTGGACGCACCTGTCCGATCACCTGCCGCTGGCGGTCGAAGTGCACATGTAA
- a CDS encoding MBL fold metallo-hydrolase, whose amino-acid sequence MHSSLFSLARAAGLGLALCSTLASAQPPAQQKTQVPGYFRLAVGDYEVTALFDGYNDLSPKLLKGLPPERIRALLARRAIETPGVQTAFNAFLINTGKNLILVDTGAGQCIGETAGMLTRNLKAAGYEPEQVDTIFLTHLHLDHVCGLVDGNKQPIFANATVYAAKPEADYWLDPTALSRVPEQARAFFKIAQESTAPYVAAGRFKTFTPGESPIAEVHTTLEAGHTPGSTTYQFTSRGQSIVFIGDLVHNLAVQFEHPEVSISFDENSQNAIASRDAVFSEAASKKRWVAAAHLPFPGTGHIEALGKRFQWVPVEYGPYQRAAHVPLID is encoded by the coding sequence ATGCACTCATCCCTGTTTTCGCTCGCCCGTGCCGCTGGCCTGGGCCTTGCGCTGTGCTCGACCCTGGCCAGTGCCCAACCGCCCGCCCAGCAGAAAACCCAAGTGCCGGGCTATTTCCGGCTGGCGGTGGGGGATTACGAAGTCACGGCGCTGTTCGACGGTTACAACGACCTGTCGCCAAAACTGCTCAAAGGCCTGCCCCCTGAGCGGATTCGCGCGCTGCTGGCTCGGCGTGCCATCGAAACACCGGGGGTGCAAACCGCCTTCAATGCCTTTCTGATCAACACGGGAAAGAACCTGATTCTGGTGGACACCGGGGCGGGCCAGTGCATCGGTGAAACGGCGGGCATGCTGACGCGCAACCTCAAGGCGGCGGGCTATGAACCGGAGCAGGTCGACACGATTTTTCTGACCCACCTGCACCTGGATCACGTCTGTGGCCTGGTCGACGGCAACAAACAGCCGATCTTCGCCAACGCCACGGTGTACGCCGCCAAGCCCGAGGCCGATTACTGGCTGGACCCGACGGCGCTGTCCCGCGTGCCGGAACAGGCCAGGGCATTCTTCAAAATCGCGCAGGAATCGACCGCTCCCTACGTCGCTGCCGGTCGGTTCAAGACGTTCACCCCCGGCGAGTCGCCCATTGCGGAAGTGCACACCACCCTCGAAGCGGGGCACACCCCCGGCAGCACCACGTACCAGTTCACGTCTCGCGGCCAATCCATTGTCTTCATCGGTGACTTGGTGCATAACCTCGCCGTGCAGTTCGAACACCCGGAAGTCAGCATCAGTTTTGACGAGAACAGCCAGAACGCGATCGCCAGCCGCGACGCGGTGTTCAGCGAAGCCGCCAGCAAGAAGCGCTGGGTCGCCGCCGCGCACCTGCCGTTCCCCGGCACCGGGCACATCGAAGCCCTGGGCAAACGCTTCCAGTGGGTGCCTGTGGAATACGGCCCGTATCAGCGCGCTGCCCATGTGCCGCTGATCGACTAA
- a CDS encoding ATP-dependent Clp protease proteolytic subunit has product MSEHIVHFHCGVDQTTTEHFRDRCLEALDKGATGLLLNLSTAGGSTALGFTIYNFLKSLKVPIRALNSGNIESMGIVIYLAAEERIVCPHSRFLIHPMSWYFNQSSVDHSRIREYLRSLDNDLQRYVNIYLSETDGAVTPLDIGRCLSSEEKVIRAEDSLACGIAHRVEQLQFPEGATHWTVSAS; this is encoded by the coding sequence ATGAGCGAACACATCGTCCATTTCCATTGTGGGGTCGATCAGACCACCACCGAGCATTTCCGCGACCGCTGTCTGGAAGCCCTCGACAAAGGGGCGACCGGCTTGCTGCTGAACCTCTCCACCGCAGGCGGCAGCACGGCCCTGGGCTTCACGATCTACAACTTTCTCAAGTCGCTGAAGGTGCCGATTCGCGCACTGAACAGCGGCAACATCGAATCCATGGGCATCGTCATCTACCTCGCCGCCGAGGAGCGCATCGTCTGTCCTCACTCCCGGTTTCTCATCCACCCGATGAGCTGGTACTTCAACCAGAGCTCGGTGGATCACTCACGCATCCGCGAATACCTGCGCAGCCTGGATAACGACTTGCAACGGTACGTGAACATCTATCTGAGCGAGACCGACGGCGCAGTGACCCCGCTGGACATTGGCCGCTGTCTGTCGTCGGAGGAAAAGGTGATTCGGGCCGAAGACTCCCTGGCCTGCGGCATTGCCCACCGGGTCGAGCAGTTGCAGTTTCCCGAAGGCGCCACGCACTGGACGGTCAGCGCCAGCTAA
- a CDS encoding KGG domain-containing protein has product MANTGKSNPGNFSNDRQKASDAGKKGGQASGGSNMANDRQKATDEKRPDASKKGGMPQGGAGRKS; this is encoded by the coding sequence ATGGCTAACACCGGAAAATCGAACCCTGGCAACTTCTCGAACGATCGCCAAAAAGCCTCCGACGCAGGCAAAAAAGGCGGCCAGGCTTCAGGTGGCAGCAACATGGCCAACGACCGGCAGAAAGCAACTGACGAAAAACGTCCGGACGCCAGCAAAAAAGGCGGAATGCCACAAGGCGGCGCAGGCCGTAAATCCTGA
- a CDS encoding response regulator, translating to MNATPRVYVVDDDAAIRTALQRLLNSEDIACSAFDSAAAFLAHPLDEAPTCLLLDVNLAHGTGFDLQDELQVRGLHFPIIFMTGYGTIAMSVKAIKAGAHEFLTKPFEPEHLLDLVREALSADARNLSERRLTFNVRDRFNHLTPRERQVMGLLITGKMNKQIAVELGTSEVTAKVHKKHVMAKMNARNVIELLKMHERLGVMTQ from the coding sequence ATGAATGCGACACCCCGGGTCTATGTGGTCGATGACGACGCCGCCATCCGTACCGCGCTGCAGCGCTTGTTGAATTCGGAGGACATCGCGTGCAGCGCCTTCGACAGCGCCGCCGCCTTTTTGGCGCACCCGCTCGATGAAGCCCCGACCTGTCTGTTGCTCGACGTCAATCTCGCCCACGGCACGGGTTTCGATTTGCAGGATGAATTGCAGGTGCGCGGCCTGCATTTTCCGATCATCTTCATGACCGGCTACGGCACCATCGCCATGTCGGTCAAGGCCATCAAAGCCGGGGCCCATGAGTTCCTGACCAAGCCATTCGAACCGGAGCACCTCCTGGACCTGGTGCGCGAAGCGCTGTCCGCCGACGCACGCAACCTGTCGGAACGCCGCCTGACGTTTAACGTGCGCGACCGTTTCAATCACCTGACGCCCCGTGAACGACAAGTCATGGGTTTATTGATCACCGGCAAAATGAATAAACAGATCGCTGTCGAATTGGGCACCAGCGAAGTGACCGCCAAAGTTCACAAAAAACATGTCATGGCAAAAATGAACGCACGCAATGTCATCGAACTTTTGAAGATGCACGAGCGGCTCGGTGTCATGACGCAATGA
- a CDS encoding ATP-binding protein, with product MSSVFDAPSGRAPHDALFGPEWWGQLVWEWLLADGELSHFRVRLPDGGGQQWRVISAAAGASDNATRRLEHEFSLAARLSPRWALQPLALLSDALPSGHGLLLVSSDPGGQPLHELANQPLSIERFLHLAIGASSALVHLHAEGLLHRDIKPCNLVEGADGSVRLSGFGLSVEAHPSGALPVSDSICGTLAYMSPEQSRRVERHADQRSDLYSLGMTFYEWLAGHLPFEARDAVEWVYCHVARQPPALSLYRGDIPPALSELVLKLLAKNPDDRYQSTADLLADLRSCNCQWQRLQDIPALGHDLAPARSEAYRHALITQARQREAILASRVSVTIAGGQDTLDLASVMKAAQALSDETEQDRLIEILMRTTILHAGAQRALLMLVKNEAPLIHAIGRDDDGGLRIELVNLTPSKAHLPLSILYRVMRTQQRLVIEDVSADGYFGDDEYLDEHRVRSALCLPLLKQRQVIGVLYLENNLAPGVFTANRAGVLELLAGQAAISLETARLHQELMAENARRHDIETALRNARAKLARVSQVTVMGELAASIAHEINQPLASMVSNAAASLRWLNRETPKVDEALSGLRDIVQDGRRAGEIVNALQSLARQGAQQRRRLLINDVIRHVVALTVVEVEQHRVLMTSHLTRSPLQVYGCEVQLQQVVLNLILNALDALSAGDQVLRRLSITSEAVHDDYLVVSVEDTGPGIALEDMDKVFNAFYTTKDKGMGMGLAICRSIVNAHGGQLYVMPARYGGATFVFTLPAV from the coding sequence ATGAGCAGCGTTTTTGATGCGCCATCAGGCAGGGCTCCCCACGACGCGCTCTTCGGGCCGGAGTGGTGGGGGCAGCTCGTCTGGGAATGGCTGCTCGCCGACGGCGAACTGAGTCATTTCCGGGTGAGGCTCCCCGACGGCGGAGGTCAGCAGTGGCGCGTGATCAGTGCGGCCGCCGGCGCAAGTGACAATGCCACGCGGCGGCTGGAACATGAGTTTTCCCTCGCGGCCCGGTTGTCGCCCCGGTGGGCGCTGCAACCGCTGGCGCTGTTGTCCGACGCATTGCCCAGCGGCCATGGCCTGCTGCTGGTGTCGAGCGATCCGGGCGGGCAGCCGCTGCACGAACTGGCCAATCAACCCTTGTCGATCGAACGTTTTCTGCACCTGGCCATCGGCGCCTCGTCTGCTTTGGTGCATCTTCACGCAGAAGGGCTGCTGCACCGTGACATCAAGCCGTGCAATCTGGTGGAAGGAGCTGATGGCAGTGTGCGGCTGAGCGGATTTGGACTGAGCGTCGAGGCCCACCCTTCGGGCGCTCTGCCAGTGTCGGATTCAATTTGCGGCACGCTGGCGTACATGTCGCCGGAGCAATCGCGCAGGGTCGAGCGTCACGCCGATCAGCGCAGCGACCTTTACTCTCTCGGCATGACGTTTTACGAGTGGTTGGCCGGCCACTTGCCGTTCGAGGCCCGCGACGCCGTCGAATGGGTGTACTGCCATGTGGCGCGACAGCCACCGGCGCTCAGCCTGTATCGCGGTGACATTCCTCCCGCGCTGTCGGAGCTGGTGCTCAAGTTGCTGGCCAAGAACCCGGACGACCGTTACCAAAGCACGGCTGATCTGCTGGCAGACCTGCGTTCGTGCAACTGCCAGTGGCAACGGCTTCAGGACATTCCCGCATTGGGCCACGACCTGGCGCCGGCGCGCAGTGAAGCGTACCGGCACGCGCTGATCACGCAGGCGCGGCAGCGGGAGGCGATTCTGGCATCTCGCGTCAGTGTCACCATTGCCGGAGGGCAGGACACGCTCGACCTCGCGTCGGTGATGAAAGCGGCGCAGGCATTGAGTGACGAGACCGAGCAGGATCGCCTGATCGAAATCCTCATGCGCACCACCATCTTGCATGCCGGTGCACAGCGAGCGCTGCTGATGCTCGTGAAGAACGAGGCGCCGCTGATCCACGCGATTGGCCGTGACGACGATGGCGGCCTGCGGATCGAATTGGTGAACCTGACCCCCAGCAAGGCGCACTTGCCCCTGTCGATCCTCTACCGGGTGATGCGTACCCAACAGCGTCTGGTGATCGAGGATGTCTCCGCCGACGGCTACTTCGGCGACGATGAATACCTCGACGAGCATCGTGTGCGGTCCGCGTTGTGCCTGCCGTTGCTCAAGCAGCGCCAGGTGATCGGTGTGCTGTACCTGGAAAACAATCTGGCGCCGGGGGTGTTCACGGCCAACAGAGCCGGGGTGTTGGAGCTCTTGGCCGGGCAGGCGGCCATCTCGCTGGAGACCGCTCGACTGCATCAGGAACTGATGGCGGAAAACGCTCGCCGACACGACATTGAAACCGCGCTGCGAAACGCCAGGGCCAAACTGGCGAGGGTGTCGCAAGTCACGGTCATGGGTGAGCTGGCGGCGTCGATTGCCCACGAAATCAACCAGCCGTTGGCGTCGATGGTGTCCAATGCCGCAGCAAGCCTGCGCTGGTTGAACCGGGAGACCCCGAAGGTCGATGAAGCGCTGTCCGGGCTGCGGGACATCGTGCAGGACGGTCGGCGTGCCGGAGAAATCGTCAATGCCCTGCAGTCTCTCGCGCGACAAGGTGCGCAGCAGCGACGGCGGCTGTTGATCAACGACGTGATCCGTCACGTCGTGGCGCTGACCGTGGTCGAGGTGGAGCAACACAGAGTCCTGATGACCAGCCACCTGACCCGCTCACCGTTGCAGGTCTACGGTTGCGAAGTGCAATTGCAGCAGGTGGTGCTGAACTTGATCCTCAACGCGCTGGACGCCCTGAGCGCGGGCGACCAGGTGCTCAGACGCCTGTCGATCACCAGCGAAGCGGTGCACGATGATTATCTGGTGGTGAGCGTGGAAGACACCGGCCCGGGCATCGCCCTTGAGGACATGGATAAGGTGTTCAACGCGTTCTACACCACCAAGGACAAAGGCATGGGCATGGGATTGGCGATCTGCCGCTCCATCGTCAACGCCCACGGCGGCCAGCTGTACGTCATGCCTGCGCGCTACGGCGGCGCCACGTTCGTCTTCACCCTCCCGGCGGTTTGA
- a CDS encoding AraC family transcriptional regulator codes for MNTPRIMQLSGDAFTAVRIQQATPDPEKIIDIPCVDAFSIIVQLQDFAAHRLWRGRRLSYAGGHLRGSVALPFMGDELRCQHRSSYDNLRVTLPRQALDALQAEQGAQKIGVFRYEQGGAEDPVLYHLAHAMLPALQRPDMANRLFLDHVLMAMSSHAIARYGRVAPASGKLHASLTPTQLAIAKELIASHLDGDLSVERIAQECSLTRSHFSRAFKQATGVAPHAWLLQIRVERARELLRAMPPMPLVQIAQHCGFADQPHLTRVFTRLTGETPSAWRSRQRQVLSVPVTGERQ; via the coding sequence TTGAACACTCCCCGGATCATGCAGCTGAGCGGTGATGCCTTCACCGCTGTGCGCATTCAGCAGGCGACCCCCGACCCTGAAAAGATCATCGACATCCCGTGTGTCGATGCCTTCTCGATCATCGTTCAGTTGCAGGATTTTGCCGCCCATCGCCTTTGGCGTGGGCGCCGGTTGAGCTACGCCGGTGGCCATCTCCGGGGCTCTGTCGCGTTGCCGTTCATGGGCGATGAACTGCGCTGTCAGCATCGTTCGTCTTACGACAATCTGCGCGTGACGCTGCCCCGGCAGGCGCTGGACGCGTTGCAGGCCGAGCAGGGCGCCCAAAAGATCGGCGTGTTCCGCTACGAGCAGGGCGGCGCCGAAGACCCCGTGCTGTATCACCTGGCGCACGCCATGCTCCCGGCGCTGCAACGTCCCGACATGGCCAATCGTTTGTTTCTCGATCACGTGCTGATGGCGATGAGCAGCCACGCCATCGCCCGCTATGGGCGTGTCGCCCCGGCGTCCGGCAAGCTTCACGCGTCCCTCACGCCCACCCAATTGGCGATTGCCAAGGAGCTGATCGCTAGCCACCTTGACGGCGATCTGTCGGTCGAGCGCATTGCCCAGGAATGCTCGCTGACGCGCAGCCATTTCTCCCGGGCATTCAAACAGGCCACTGGCGTCGCTCCCCACGCCTGGCTGTTGCAGATTCGTGTGGAGCGGGCGCGGGAATTGCTGCGCGCCATGCCGCCCATGCCGTTGGTTCAGATTGCGCAGCACTGTGGCTTCGCCGATCAGCCGCACTTGACGCGGGTGTTCACCCGATTGACCGGGGAAACACCCAGTGCCTGGCGCAGTCGTCAGCGACAGGTGCTGTCAGTGCCGGTCACTGGCGAGCGACAGTGA
- a CDS encoding winged helix-turn-helix domain-containing protein, with protein MISLGQATVSLDLRDVFKDGVALRIGTRAFDILEMLIRHQGQLVSKEQILQHVWPDTIVEENNLQVHISALRKALGADRDLIRTIPGRGYLLLGGEGAWPDATLQDPLPKARETASGWGPSSARHRLPASVDLVGREALLDEVEAVLNDGHALVTLIGPGGVGKTSLAVVLGQQRIDREAMPVCFVPLAELQRGDRLCEVLAAALGVEPVEGEPLAASICQHVVRHPGLIILDNCEHLIDEIAGLVEAVLRGAPCARLLATSREPLRIAGERSVQVPPLTAPAPDASRENVLQSTSAQLFLRHWRALDCHMGGSGDTELDDYSVELVGEVCRRLDGMPLALEMAAARATALGLYQLVASLDDSVHLLTASLRTAPPRQQTLHASLAWSYRLLSRDERAVLRLLADLDGPFTLDQACHALQCATLARACIMDCMVRLATKSLLVVSAQGPFRFYCMLAATRACLRVVQTQEIAGETLRLDPRYRVPAAAQGDIQPLRAVPLGPDGYHPQAHRALALSR; from the coding sequence ATGATAAGTCTCGGTCAGGCTACTGTGTCCCTGGACCTCAGGGACGTTTTCAAAGACGGCGTTGCCCTGCGCATTGGCACCCGCGCGTTCGATATTCTGGAAATGCTGATTCGCCATCAGGGGCAACTGGTCAGCAAGGAACAGATACTTCAGCACGTGTGGCCCGACACGATCGTTGAGGAAAATAACTTGCAGGTGCACATTTCGGCGCTGCGCAAGGCGCTGGGCGCTGACCGCGACCTGATTCGCACGATCCCCGGTCGTGGCTACCTGTTATTGGGCGGCGAGGGTGCCTGGCCTGACGCCACCTTGCAGGACCCGTTGCCCAAGGCGCGGGAAACAGCCTCGGGATGGGGACCATCAAGCGCCAGGCATCGGCTGCCCGCGAGCGTCGATCTGGTGGGGCGCGAGGCGTTGCTGGACGAGGTGGAGGCGGTTTTGAACGACGGCCACGCGTTGGTCACCCTGATCGGGCCGGGGGGCGTGGGCAAGACCAGTCTGGCGGTGGTGCTCGGCCAGCAGCGTATCGACCGCGAGGCAATGCCGGTGTGTTTCGTGCCGCTGGCCGAGTTGCAACGGGGCGATCGGCTGTGCGAAGTGCTGGCGGCCGCGTTGGGCGTTGAGCCCGTCGAGGGTGAGCCGCTGGCGGCGAGCATATGCCAACACGTTGTTCGCCATCCGGGCCTGATTATCCTCGACAACTGTGAGCACCTCATCGACGAGATCGCCGGGCTGGTCGAGGCCGTGTTACGGGGCGCGCCGTGTGCACGGCTGCTGGCCACCAGTCGTGAGCCCCTGCGGATTGCCGGCGAACGCAGCGTGCAAGTACCCCCGCTCACGGCGCCCGCACCGGACGCCAGCCGCGAAAACGTGTTGCAAAGCACCTCCGCTCAGCTGTTTCTGCGGCATTGGCGGGCACTGGACTGCCACATGGGCGGCAGCGGCGACACCGAACTGGACGATTACAGCGTCGAGCTGGTGGGTGAGGTCTGCCGGCGTCTGGACGGTATGCCATTGGCGCTGGAAATGGCGGCGGCACGGGCCACGGCACTGGGTCTTTATCAACTGGTCGCCAGTCTGGACGACAGCGTTCATCTGCTGACCGCGAGCCTGCGTACCGCGCCGCCACGGCAACAAACGCTGCATGCGTCGCTGGCCTGGAGCTATCGTTTGCTGAGCCGGGACGAACGTGCGGTGCTCAGGCTGCTCGCCGATCTGGACGGCCCGTTCACGCTGGATCAGGCGTGCCATGCCTTGCAGTGCGCGACGCTCGCCCGGGCGTGCATCATGGATTGCATGGTGAGGCTGGCGACCAAGTCGTTGTTGGTGGTGTCGGCCCAAGGACCGTTCCGTTTTTATTGCATGCTGGCGGCAACGCGGGCCTGCCTGCGGGTGGTTCAGACCCAGGAAATCGCTGGCGAAACCCTCAGGCTCGACCCGCGCTACCGTGTTCCCGCCGCTGCACAGGGCGATATCCAACCGCTCAGGGCTGTTCCGTTGGGTCCCGACGGGTATCATCCTCAGGCACACAGAGCACTGGCGTTGAGCCGCTGA